The genomic stretch ACAACCTTGGCGGAAAATGTCATTACTGTTTTAGCTGAGAAGGACGGTATTTCTAAAAATGATCAACAATGCAAATGCATTGATTTCATTGAAATAATAAAGGCTCAAAGCTTGGGCAATCTCATCACAGTACCAGCTGTTTGTGTGCAGTTAGTTCATCAGTTTTACGTTGGACGTTTAGTGGAAGGTTCACTGTGTTCTGTATACATGAATATGCTTGATATGCACATAGCCAAGGGGTTGCAAAAACTTCAAATTGAAAATTTTGACACTGAAGAAATGTGtgttaatgaaataaaacaaatcattGGAACTGAATCAACCGAGTATCTGCGAGATAATTGGTCGCTGGTTCACTCTGCGAGTGCGCTTGCGTTTAAAACACTAACAGACACTAGTAAAGAATCGTCGCTAGTCTTTGCGGAAAATACTATCACTAATCACATGACAAAAACTAAACTTGATTACTTACTTCAGACAGGAATTATCACAAAGAAAAAATCGCTGGCGCTTAGCTCGCGAAAGAATGTTCCATACATGTTCTTACACAAAACAATTCAGGAGTTTCTAGCATCGTTGTATATTGCAATGAATCAGTCGGACATTGAAAACATCCTGAGCACCATACAGTCGATGTATTGTGATTATAAGTCTATTCTGGACATTGGTCAGTTATTTATTTTCACGTGTGGAATGTGTGCCCCAGCGGCTGAAAGAATATCAAAGCACATCACGGATGTCATAACATGCGACTTGGAAAGCAAGATCTCTATTTCAGACCGGGACacatccatattttttttcccAACTATAGCAGCACTTAACATTATAGTGGATGGCTTTATTGAAGGGCTGGCAAATAAGCAGTCGTGCTTACAACTGACGATCAGTCATATATACTTTTGTACCACTTTTAAGGAGATGAACGAGAAATACCAATATGCTTTAAATACGTTAATAGATATGAACATATCAAACATCATTAGCATTCTAGTTCACTCATGCACTGAAGAATCACCACATCGTTTACAGGAAATCATTTCGCAATCAAGAGAAACACTGTCGTATCTGTGGCATGTAAACACGGGTCAATTAGATCTACAGGGTCTAAAACTCAAGTACTTATGTAGCGGATATACCGATATAAGTAATTTAGACTGCACCTTTATGCGTGCGTGTGATATAACGTTTCTATCACGATTATCAGAGGACCACATTTTACAATCGATGTCTGTCACAGGTAAAAACATTAGAAGTCTACATCTTGCTGGTGCAACTTCAACGGGCCTCTGTGCAGCTCTTGCAAACCTGACAAGTCTACACTCGCTGACATTATTTTCTACAGGTCTTGCGGTTTCACAGCTGTCCCATCTTCCTGAATCGATCAGAAAAGTAGTTTATCGAAGAATTCGTGTTTCCGCTCAAGATGTAAAGTCAATGGTGGAATGGTCGAAGTCACGGGACGCGTGTGTGTGTTGCGAATTGTCGAATTGTTACATATCTGACAATGAGACAGATATTTGTCACTGGATGAAGCAGCAGGATGGCATTTACATTACGCAATGCAAATTCGAACAAGAATATGGCTGTCGCGGTAAAATCTTTATTTCCTGGAGCACCATTTTATCAAAGTGACAATAATCAAACAGGTTTTCACGGgttcaatatgaaaataactGGAGAGCTATAATACTAAGGACGTTTACAAAATTGACAAGTGACATTCTATTCATCATTCGaaattgatataattatacaGAGTTATATACGCGACAAATTGAACAATTTGGATTTGTTCATTTCTTTAGTGTTCTTTAAATTTTGTGCTGACGCCATATTCgctaatataaattattgaatgatTCTCGCTAGATTTAACAAATGCAAAAACTGTAAACAACACCCTTTAATAGAATAATGTGCTTTTACCTTACTGTGTAATTATTATCATGAATTTGTACAACTTCATGACGTATATACTTATCGAAACACGGGAGAAGAATTTATTGTTAACGAATTCGTGTTTTGGTCTTGGGTAGTTTTTCTCTCACGGATTAATTCTTGTTACTCGTCCTTCAAGAGTTGTATACGCAACTTAACTACGTCACTACAATTATTGTCCATATATACTGTTTTCCAGTGTTAAAGTAACCTACTCAATGTGACAATATAGTGTGTTGTTTTTATGCAGTATATGTAGTTAATATTCATTATAAACTTTCCTTTATTTGTTTATCTGATTATATATGTAATCATGTGTCGTATTTGAATAAATTGAACGCACTACACTCTTGCATGCACTTCTTACTATAAAATGTTTACATAGAATTGTCTCAGAAACGGCATATTCTATCAGAGCACGGAGCgcatattgtcatctagagtccgtgatcaGAGTAAATGTGAGGTTAAAACATGTTATATGTCAATAGTTGTATTTGCACGTGCTCACActtaaaaagagatatttgatgGTACTACTCCTGTGCATACATGCACCCGACAGCTGTTCTATGCCCCTGTACATAAACACAATCTTGGGAGAAAAGACCTGCAACTGTGAAACCGACCGCCCACCAGTGGTCATTATGAAGTGCCTTCCCTCTCTCCCGGACAGGTTGACCAGGGCGTGATTTCAAACCACGTTCAGGTGCAGGGGTGCCCGGCTACAGGCTCCACAGAAGTTCTGCTCGCAGTCAAGGCAGCGCTGGTTGGCGTCCTTTTTCTCTTCGCACATCTGGGGGTGGGAAACCTGGATGTATTTGAAACACTTGCCAATGGAAAACACAGACGTATGGGTAGCAATATGGTATGGGTTATGGGGGAATACGGGCGTATGGGTATTGTGGAGAGGGAAACACTGGCGTATGGGACGCACTGACGTATGGGAAACACTGGCGTTTAGGAAACACTGGTGTTTTTGGAAACACGGACGTATGGGAAATACTAGTCTAGCGTATGGGTTCTGAAGATAACCGTTGATATAATGTGCTTTTTTATGGTATGGAAACTATTTAGGAGTAGTTTTACCGTTTTCGACTGTAATTAAAAACATCCTTATTATATGGTTATAAGAAACCACTTTAATAAGATTGTATTCAAAAGAAGTAGCATGAATGAATATATCgataattatattaacaataaatatgcACTAGGCAATATAGGGGCGCGTTTtatgaaaactggacttaatgcatgtgcgtcaagtgtcttGCCAGATAAGAttgtgcagaccacacaggctaattagtgacgacacttttcgtctaagcttgattttcttttagaagtgACTTCCTTATAACGAaagattccataaaagcggaaagtgtcgtccctggttatccatgcggactacacatgcattaagctcagtttccCCAGAACGGCTCATATTATAACGAATCACAAACTGTGTGAGAACTTCTCTTTTACATAAattgtgtatgcatgtatatcacTTGATTTAACCACGCGCATTTTGAAATCGCATAATCTATCACACAATGAAGTTCAAGCAGCAAATTTGAAAGACGGTTACATTTCTACACATCAGAAACATCCAAATCGTTGTTCATGGTTTGCCgattaacaaaaatacataaatacttcTATATAAAACATACTTAGCGGCCCTTAGCTCATTTTCAACTCGTACGGCACGGGACCGTCCGGGGCCGCCAGGGCGCGCTCGATTGTCTGTTCCACCTTGATGTTCTGGTTAACGTTGAATTTGAACAGGCCGCCTTCCGGTACCGTTAGTTCCCAGCCACACAATAGGCACGGGAAGGTCCCTGATGCGCTCGTGTCTAAGCACGTACTCATCGAGGCACGTGAAACACATAGTGTCCAGGTACGGAAGAAGCTTCGGCTTGTGGAAGGTTCCGCAACAAAGTGGACATCGTTCCATAGTCGCGACGGAAGGATAAGCTGTTAGCCTGTGAAATATGTGTGGAGGGTTTAAACACTGTTGAATATATAACACGAACACGTTAGGCGCATGTTCTTATTTAGTGCACACATTATAAAACAACGAAATAACCATGTATTCAAACATCTATGTTTGGAAATTATGTGAGAAATCTCGACTGACGTCACATGCATACATATGTCCATCAATAGCGTGGTTATATCGgaataatactttatttaaactaCACCCTTCTAAAAACTAAACTGACTTGGTCAAGGTAATTACTAAAGAAAACGGTTTACTTGTAGCATTTTGTCATTTGCAGTTAAATACCAGAATTGACTAACAGCATTTATAATATTACATGatatgtatttcatgtttgcttTATATTGAATACCGGTAGATTAAACGTGCACAGTGAACTCTGTTCCATTACTCTACTGTTAATTAGTTTCGATCACTGAACACCGTTTGAATGGACTGTTTCAggtctctttaaaaaaatccagtttaggtggaaagagtCCTTGATAAGCCTATAGCTAATTTCGGACAACgatttacggacatgcattaagcaccgttttcccatagcgcggCTAAGGATGTGTTATTCAGCGTTAAGTAGAACTGTTACTTATAATATAACTGAAGACATAATAACatatgttaacaataaataatgcaaTACATTCGATTATGTTTCCTCTAATATGGGAACAACTAATCGTGTTTGTTATGTTGTTTATGAGTTTAACATCGACAAGtgcaattttttaattatttctaatgAAACAAATGAGTAAATGTGTGCATTTCGAAGTTTATCAGATCCTGCCGCGCCTATGAATGCATTATGTGAGAAATTCGCAactatttattacagaatataagcatataaatagTGTAAATAAGTCTGAATccgtcaccatgtttgaagacaCAACTGTTTTTTTCTCAATAAGATTTAATCATACAATTCAATTTGTGCATTAGTAGTATtcaatgtcatttaatggagGCAATCATGATCGGCTTAATTGAAACACAAGTTCCcccccacatatatttgacctttgaccttaaatgatgaccttgaccttccactactcaaaatgtgcagctccatgagatacacatgcataccaaatatcaagttgttatcgtcaatattgctaaagttatggccaatgttaaagtttgacgcaaacaaaccaacaaacagacagcgcaaaaacaatatgtcccccagttgAGACTTGAGGACATGAAAAAGGCCAATAATTCCAAAAATAGTGAcaagagttgtggttcttgaacTCTACAATTTCTGTCAATAACCTCTTTAAATGTACAGTTTTATCAAAGTAATGTTAATACTATAAAAATAATGCTCCGCTAAGAGAATTGGTTAAAGGGCAAATTACTCTGTAAATCCTGAAGTGACAATAATTGCCCTTCTACTCTGCACCGGCATTATTACCAGTACAAGAAGATTTATTGAATCCATTCAATATTACAGTACCCTAGTCATAATCAACACAAGAAAGGCAACAAGATACGGGACAGACTACCACAAATACTGAATGCTTCCTTTAAAGAGGCATAATTTGGGgtgcataaaaacaatttatttatccAAAACATGTGAACTATCTGGAATTTCAAGATTTAAAAAACACTTTTCTACAATACTTTAAATTCTGTTATAGAACACGAAACAATACTCGTAAGTCAAATAATAATGAAAGTCATAGTACAAAGTATCTCTTGTTTGATATAAatcccttaacccatttatgcctagcgtctagaaaaaaggcattggcaacagcgtagacccagatgagacgccacatgatgcagcgtctcaccagggtatacgctgtttgcttaaaggaatttctgtaataaatattctaaatatagaaaaaatatactagacatccctaatttcggaaataaatttgatCCAGTTTATAAGGATGGTAGTCTACTAGGCTTAAGTGGGTTAATTCCTTGAGAACTTTCTCAGTAACGCTTTGCACAAGAAGTAGGACAGACTGAGGGACAGAAGGAAGGACGATGCAAATACTATATGCCTTCTTTTTGGAgcataaacacaaattatttaccCAAAAACGTATAATATGGGTATTTGGAGATTTGAAAAACCGTTtcgacatttatttttaaaattcagtTTTACTATGCAAAACAATACTAGTAATTCCAacatgaaaaatgtcatacattaaacaacgcatctcttgtttgaaACACATGATTTTTTCCAGCAATTTTACATGTTCATAATATGTTTAcataaattgggaaatttttaatGCACTAAGTTTTAAGATAGCATACACTAGTGTGACTTTTACAAGAATATAACTCAAACAAAATGTGCACCATGGAATTAACAATACTACATGTATTGCCAAGGGTATACGGActagcaatatatgtcccctactggctcctccattgtcagattttttattttttatttgttgtcatagcaaccagaatttttgacgtaggaacaaaatgaaatgacatgcataatgtccatattgccatctatccatgtttcaagtttcatgaacaaatatgaaaaacttttaaagttatcgcaggatccagaaaaccaccattttcagcagtatttctagtctatttgttgccatagcaacctgaatttttgacataggaacaaaattaaatgacgtgcataatgtccatattgccatctatctatgtttcaagtttcgtgaaaaaaatatgaagaacatttaaagttatctcaggatccagaaaagtgtgacagactctcagacagacagacacacagagcgaaaaccataagtccccttccaTCAAAACGGTAGGGaacaataaagaaaaacaactttatgagattataatttattttcaaatatcaaTTGATTGCAAAAAAACACCTTTAATTGATATAACATCTTTGATTTATAGGCAAATGTTTTATCACATATCACAGACTCTGATCACCTTGTACAATTTCTTTTCTGATTGTCAAAACTTGAATGTTAACAAAttgcatttaattgtttattttgattttttttttaatgtaaaaccaacatgatttaacaaatattatcaGTGAAATTAAAATGGATGCTCCCCAAAAATGTGCTTTGACAATGTGTGAGTTTATTGAGCTCAATTGGTTTGTGATGGCTCAGGTTCTAATTAAATGTATGCCGGGttctgaaaatatactaaaacataccctgAAATGTCAgctattttttcaaattaataatgttcatatttatgtcaatattctgtaaaatggcctccaTATTATCGAAACACGTACTCCAAAAAGCATGTCAAGGCAGGCTTTATTTAAAGAGAATTTTGCTTCGTAATATGTAGAGTTGTTTATGACATCAGCTTATGGACGGGAGTAAACCTCGGGTGCAGTCGAAATTGGCCGGGTAACTGTCAGTATATTTTACCCGGGCTTcatttaagtatactaaagagtacctgggttacatttaagtagtatcagagccgacaatgacaaattgAGCGTTAATTAGAAGGCCTTGGAACAATTAGGAACCTCAGCAAGATTCGActtgaaccagcatagctggatcaaatccctgccttcataaacAACCaggtgatgatagccgagccacgtggtacaataatttcccgttgttacttttactttttaaatgtaggtattttttaaatattataatgaacCTAAACGTATacagcattttcaaaatattaaagaaaacaacactaCTTTTCATaatgaatacttaaaaaaattctaCCAACTTGATAGGAtcttcttgtgatggcagagattctATGTGAGATCTTGGAACAACAACTCTGCGTGAATTTCGAGATCAACAGATCAGAACAATTACACTGACCTGACCTTGGGGCCAGATGATGAgacaatatgagtcgcgttctgagaaaactgggcttaatacatgtgcgtagtgttgtcccagatttgcccgtgcagtccacacagactaatcagggacgacactttccacttaaaaaagattttttggtaaaaagggacttcctttaaaaaaaaaataccattaaagcggtgagtttcatcactgattagcctgtgggcactgcacaggctaatctgggacgacactttacacacatgcattatgcccagttttctcagaacacaactcatatgtGCATGTCCAGCTTATGCTCCTTGTACGTTTTCACATTTGGATTATTATTTTCAAAGATCTCACGCACCATGTCAAATTATTATTTGAACTCCTTAACATTTTTCCACTCAGAAAttaaagtgaaaatgactatgtgcaaaaagcataaaaccagaacagcctgcgagtaactcccagtctgttcaggctttatgctgtttgctgtttaacagaatctaagggttggaaatgaagccttttaaacttgaatctagtaagcaaggtctttaaataaatgtaactttctgaAGGACAACAAATGCAttgaaatatgtatctaagtggtaaagggttaattaaatacgtatctaagtggtaaagggttaattaaatatgtatctaagtggtaaagggttaattaaatacgtatctaagtggtaaaggtttaaataataactgatgcAGAATAACCTGACAATATGAACACATCcaccatattatatatatatgaatacctCATAGAAATTGTCATCAAATTCATCATTAGTTCCAGAGAGCTTGTGCAAAAACTAAAACTTAATTTGGAAATGTTTCATTACTAATGCAAGTGTTATAACTCCATGAAAATCCTTAACCAAGGAACAACCTAGCAATATGCAAATTCCCAACCTAAAGGGTTTCACAAGTGCGGATCATAAGCGTTACAAATATTGAGTGGAAACTAATTACtttttcaaagggcaataactcattaATAGTTAATGAAGATGAACAAGGATATGAGCTTGTCCATCCTTAATGGATACTTCATATAAAGTTTAATCGAAATCTGATCAATTATTTGTGTGAACTTTCAcagaaacgttttttttaaaacataaaatgtaataCTGTATATCATTAAACAAAAGGGCCAAAACTCCCTTTATTATTGGAGCAAAAACAACCTGAaactatatgagccttgctctgtcaacagggagcttaatgcatgtgcatacagagtcgtgccagataagcctgtattctgcacaggctaatcagggacgacactttccgcctcaactggattttagTTGAGAACAGTCTTCCTAAAACAAAACcttaaataaaagcggaaagtgtcgccccttattagcctgtgcagatggcaaagactaatctgggacgacacttttaacacattcattaagcccccttttcacagagcgacgCTCATATGTATGTCCAATCAATAAGGATTCTCCAAACAAGTGTTCCACAATAATGATAATAAGTGTCTAAGGTCAAACACAGAAAGGAATTATTATTCAAAGAAATTACTCCCTAAGAAATCTAATATGCAAAACAACCTGACAATATGTATGAACATGTGTATCCTAAAAGAAAAGTGCacatgcatttttataaaatttggatTATTGAGGTCTCAGATTTTGCGCTGCAAGAAAAACATGACCAAAAGAGGTACCGAAATTAAGAGAGGGAATCAATGATCAGGGAAATTTACTTAGACCCCTGCAAATCAATTTCATATAAATTAGAATTTTTACAGATGGACAAAGTAGTGATTTATTCTCCCACCCTTTCAGGGAGCATTAACAAGTTTCTATATACATAATACTTGTAACtcttctttaaccctttcccgctcagaagcaatatgaaaatggctaaaagcaaacaacaaaaaaccagaacagcctgcgagtaactcacagtcctttcaggttttatgctgtttgctgttcatcagtacaTAAGGGTtagaaattaagcctttaaaacttaaatctagtcagaaaggtcttgaataaaatgttactttctaagggactgcaaatgcatcaaaatacgtatctaagtggtaaagggttaattttgTATGTGCACCTATGAAATGGCAAGTTTGAAATGTTCATTCTTGTCTTACTatagataaatgtttttttaatcattacatttataaacaaggTAAATAATCACAGAAACTTAAAACGCAGACAGTAAAGAAAACAATATGAACAGACGTTTTTATACCTGAGTTATATCTCCTTTGCTAATTGTTTGTCTAGTTGACAAacaacaaacacattattttcatACTGATAAACAGGAATTTTGGTTTAGCAATACAAAACACTTTTAAGTTTTTCTGTCAATTGGaagtcattttttgtttttgatttggaATAATTATGTTCTACcatattttacaaacaacatataaaactaatATAGCAAAAACAGCATGGCAAAAGATTGTAACAATAGAACATTAACAATCAATATcaacaataaacaattaacaatataaatattaagaAAACCTATCTAAAAACATACATCCTATGAAATAAATCGTATCACAGAATA from Dreissena polymorpha isolate Duluth1 chromosome 10, UMN_Dpol_1.0, whole genome shotgun sequence encodes the following:
- the LOC127847196 gene encoding uncharacterized protein LOC127847196 isoform X3, which translates into the protein MSMNSQDTDKAIDTLEALLQSLTHVNHQVTAKTAVDKLKQLKSGTLAITTEDVATTFELLKENLSAKIKETLEKEKDKLVNEMVDAFNEKLSKVLETIQRKEDDVLKTVDGKRDDVLETIDGKKYDVLETIDGKRDDVLETIDGKINDVLETIYDGKRDDVLETIRRQKHEVLNNKDNATMNRTLIEIQTWLIEHYRERCVVPVSMLDPGIDVPLERIYVPPSIHELKRGRKDRHGGGEMDTTSRAEPDVSCYRELLHRDGNPVNTIYIQGNPGCGKTTFSTKLVLDWCKAHSKNGASTLETLTGTATTTGKTSNPTYFSDLDTLRDYTFLFFVSLRDYSGTMCNVSQMVEDAIKSNKLPWDDSVWEHKCIVLTDAADEWYHPEIAFPLPRDSACNCHTSPSMPQYLQRNNISNIITARPWKLANLIMSDTLTRLFEISGVTNYTTLAENVITVLAEKDGISKNDQQCKCIDFIEIIKAQSLGNLITVPAVCVQLVHQFYVGRLVEGSLCSVYMNMLDMHIAKGLQKLQIENFDTEEMCVNEIKQIIGTESTEYLRDNWSLVHSASALAFKTLTDTSKESSLVFAENTITNHMTKTKLDYLLQTGIITKKKSLALSSRKNVPYMFLHKTIQEFLASLYIAMNQSDIENILSTIQSMYCDYKSILDIGQLFIFTCGMCAPAAERISKHITDVITCDLESKISISDRDTSIFFFPTIAALNIIVDGFIEGLANKQSCLQLTISHIYFCTTFKEMNEKYQYALNTLIDMNISNIISILVHSCTEESPHRLQEIISQSRETLSYLWHVNTGQLDLQGLKLKYLCSGYTDISNLDCTFMRACDITFLSRLSEDHILQSMSVTGKNIRSLHLAGATSTGLCAALANLTSLHSLTLFSTGLAVSQLSHLPESIRKVVYRRIRVSAQDVKSMVEWSKSRDACVCCELSNCYISDNETDICHWMKQQDGIYITQCKFEQEYGCRGKIFISWSTILSK
- the LOC127847196 gene encoding uncharacterized protein LOC127847196 isoform X4; protein product: MLDPGIDVPLERIYVPPSIHELKRGRKDRHGGGEMDTTSRAEPDVSCYRELLHRDGNPVNTIYIQGNPGCGKTTFSTKLVLDWCKAHSKNGASTLETLTGTATTTGKTSNPTYFSDLDTLRDYTFLFFVSLRDYSGTMCNVSQMVEDAIKSNKLPWDDSVWEHKCIVLTDAADEWYHPEIAFPLPRDSACNCHTSPSMPQYLQRNNISNIITARPWKLANLIMSDTLTRLFEISGVTNYTTLAENVITVLAEKDGISKNDQQCKCIDFIEIIKAQSLGNLITVPAVCVQLVHQFYVGRLVEGSLCSVYMNMLDMHIAKGLQKLQIENFDTEEMCVNEIKQIIGTESTEYLRDNWSLVHSASALAFKTLTDTSKESSLVFAENTITNHMTKTKLDYLLQTGIITKKKSLALSSRKNVPYMFLHKTIQEFLASLYIAMNQSDIENILSTIQSMYCDYKSILDIGQLFIFTCGMCAPAAERISKHITDVITCDLESKISISDRDTSIFFFPTIAALNIIVDGFIEGLANKQSCLQLTISHIYFCTTFKEMNEKYQYALNTLIDMNISNIISILVHSCTEESPHRLQEIISQSRETLSYLWHVNTGQLDLQGLKLKYLCSGYTDISNLDCTFMRACDITFLSRLSEDHILQSMSVTGKNIRSLHLAGATSTGLCAALANLTSLHSLTLFSTGLAVSQLSHLPESIRKVVYRRIRVSAQDVKSMVEWSKSRDACVCCELSNCYISDNETDICHWMKQQDGIYITQCKFEQEYGCRGKIFISWSTILSK